A single Desulfurella sp. DNA region contains:
- a CDS encoding potassium channel protein: MKVIDFLIKVREILYTNKVTSYIFSLFMRFVLFASIVSIMVYKGAKILEYNIIRPFFTTIEIFTISVIILEFIINYTTFFAILVEKKEYTLKAFLNQALNTLFLANIVAMIPFYVLPYPYTLLVVLARLLQFGRFSKKIMELLNVIKSSFYELTWFFAIFAFFLFVSSISIYIAESPYNPAFRSLFNAFWWSIVTATTVGYGDIVPITQTGKIIASFLMIFGIVSIAMLTSIITSAFTRRIIESKLDKEALVQKKIDELVNHYIICGFGKITSLVAQQLRSNNLSFVIIEKDRDKANEAIKEGYLTINADAADEKVLLQAGIMRAKGLAILTNSDAENLYILISAKELNKEIFSIARVNARENEEEAIKRFKRLGATTISPYHTSATRVARMILAPNAADALFSIAGAKEAIEIDEIRIPKNSPYDGKMIKQTNIRSFYNLMIIALVEEFFNKNEQKIEKKLKFNPSGDDIISSSTILICVGLTQDLQRFKKDLGSS, from the coding sequence ATGAAAGTTATTGATTTTTTGATAAAAGTTAGAGAGATACTTTATACAAATAAAGTTACATCATATATTTTCAGTTTGTTTATGAGGTTTGTATTATTTGCATCCATTGTGTCTATAATGGTATATAAGGGTGCAAAGATACTTGAATATAACATAATAAGACCATTTTTTACCACGATCGAGATATTTACTATTTCAGTGATAATTTTAGAGTTTATTATAAATTACACTACTTTTTTTGCAATTTTGGTGGAAAAGAAAGAATATACTTTGAAAGCTTTTTTAAATCAGGCTTTGAATACACTTTTTTTGGCTAACATTGTTGCTATGATACCTTTTTATGTTTTGCCATACCCTTATACTTTACTTGTTGTACTGGCAAGGCTTTTGCAATTTGGTAGATTTAGCAAAAAAATAATGGAACTTTTGAATGTGATAAAGAGCAGTTTTTATGAGTTGACCTGGTTTTTTGCAATTTTTGCATTTTTTTTGTTTGTTTCATCAATCAGTATTTACATTGCAGAAAGCCCTTATAATCCTGCTTTCCGATCTTTATTTAATGCTTTTTGGTGGTCTATTGTTACAGCTACAACTGTAGGCTATGGTGATATAGTACCAATTACGCAAACGGGTAAAATAATAGCCTCGTTTTTGATGATATTTGGTATTGTTAGTATAGCAATGCTTACAAGTATTATAACTTCTGCTTTTACACGCAGAATTATAGAATCAAAATTAGATAAGGAGGCACTTGTGCAAAAAAAGATAGACGAACTTGTTAATCACTATATCATTTGTGGTTTTGGCAAAATTACAAGTCTAGTTGCACAGCAGCTTAGATCAAACAATTTAAGTTTTGTTATAATAGAAAAGGATAGGGATAAAGCAAATGAAGCCATAAAGGAGGGTTATTTAACAATAAATGCAGATGCTGCAGACGAAAAGGTGCTTTTGCAAGCAGGAATTATGCGTGCCAAAGGCCTTGCTATTTTAACAAACTCTGATGCTGAAAATCTATATATTCTTATTTCTGCAAAAGAACTAAACAAGGAAATTTTTTCCATAGCAAGGGTAAATGCTAGAGAAAACGAAGAAGAAGCCATTAAGAGATTTAAAAGACTTGGGGCAACAACTATTTCGCCATATCATACATCTGCTACCAGAGTTGCAAGAATGATTTTAGCACCTAACGCTGCTGATGCGCTATTTAGTATTGCAGGTGCAAAAGAAGCCATAGAGATTGACGAAATTAGGATACCAAAAAACAGCCCCTACGATGGGAAAATGATAAAACAAACAAATATAAGATCATTTTATAATTTAATGATTATAGCTTTAGTAGAAGAATTTTTTAATAAAAATGAGCAAAAAATAGAAAAAAAATTGAAATTTAATCCAAGTGGTGATGACATAATAAGCTCATCTACTATTTTAATTTGTGTGGGTTTAACTCAAGATTTACAAAGATTTAAAAAAGATTTAGGCTCAAGCTGA
- a CDS encoding MBL fold metallo-hydrolase, with the protein MKIIDLNFQNTQNIIASFLIEAKEPILIETGPESTFKHLTYKLKELGLNINDIRHVFVTHIHLDHSGAAWCFAKTNAKIYVHPAGAKHLIDPFRLVASAQIVYKDKLKTLFGNIMPIDKDKVVILDDQKEINIAGTKILPIFTPGHAKHHACFFVNDHMFVGDAGGIRILDGPIMPPMPPPDINLKEWIASIEKLKKYKPNFVCPTHFGCYTADNHFDKLISHIIQYEIFIKNSQDYNQFLKFIDTFFYDKSIREHYKLANPDDMNFEGLLRYFKIFINQN; encoded by the coding sequence ATGAAAATTATTGATTTAAATTTTCAAAATACACAAAACATTATTGCAAGTTTTTTAATAGAGGCTAAAGAGCCCATACTTATTGAAACAGGTCCTGAATCTACATTCAAACACCTAACCTACAAATTAAAAGAACTTGGTTTAAACATAAACGATATAAGACATGTATTTGTAACACATATTCATCTAGATCATTCAGGCGCTGCTTGGTGCTTTGCTAAAACAAACGCAAAAATTTATGTCCATCCAGCTGGTGCAAAACATTTAATTGATCCATTCCGTCTTGTAGCATCCGCACAAATTGTTTACAAAGATAAATTAAAAACACTTTTTGGCAATATTATGCCAATTGATAAAGATAAAGTAGTTATTTTAGATGATCAAAAAGAAATAAATATAGCTGGCACAAAAATTTTGCCAATATTTACACCAGGTCACGCAAAGCACCATGCATGTTTTTTTGTAAATGATCATATGTTTGTGGGTGATGCAGGTGGTATTCGAATTTTAGATGGACCCATAATGCCACCTATGCCACCTCCTGATATAAATTTAAAAGAATGGATAGCATCAATTGAAAAACTTAAAAAATACAAACCCAACTTTGTATGTCCAACACATTTTGGTTGTTATACAGCTGATAATCATTTTGATAAACTTATTTCACATATTATACAGTATGAAATATTTATAAAAAACAGTCAAGACTATAATCAATTTTTAAAATTTATCGATACTTTCTTTTATGATAAAAGCATAAGAGAACACTATAAGCTTGCAAATCCAGATGATATGAATTTTGAAGGCCTATTGAGATATTTCAAAATTTTTATAAACCAGAATTAG